In Vicia villosa cultivar HV-30 ecotype Madison, WI linkage group LG7, Vvil1.0, whole genome shotgun sequence, the DNA window gtGCGCCTAGGCATAATACCTCTCTTTTTTTAGCTGAGATGAAAGTTTCGTcatgaaataaattatttgtaATAGTGACTTAAAAAATGTACATATTGAtcccttaattttttaaaatgtgtcatgataatcattttttttaattagcgATAGATTTAGCAATCAATTTTTAAGTTTTTCCATTGTTGAGACAAAAACAACTAACatcttgatgaattaaaagatcaGTATAACATTATTTTAAGTTAAATGATCAAAATGAACATAATAttaatatacgggaaaaaatagtAAGTATTATAATAAATGACATAATGGTAATTTTATGaccaaaaaagaattaaaaatacaaaattaataaCACTTTTGGAattttgtcatataaatattttatacacTATTTTGGTCAAACAAAATATTAATATGGTAAGATATAATTTTTTGATACAATGACTATATGTATAACTTTATACTATTACTAGATGAATAGCTTTATATataatggttattattaaaagttgtcAGTTCTTATTATAGCCAAAATTCTTATTTGGTATATTATATAAACTATTCATCTATTAATAGtataaatttatatatagttattatataaaaaaattgtctacATATTACCATATTAATAATTTGCTTGACCAAAATAGTTTATAAATTACTTATAAAACAAAATTCCAAAAGTGTATATTATAAGTAATTTATAAACTATTTTGGTCAAGCAAAATATTAATATGgtaatatataaacaattttttttatataatgacTATATATAAATTTATACTATTAATAGATGAATAGTTTATATAATATATCAAATGAGAATTTTGACTATAataagaactgagaacttttaataataaccattatatatacaatgttttaaaaatcgaaccggatcggccggtcggaccggttaaACTGGGAACCGGCAAGACAATCGGTCTGGTTCGAATGCTGGATTGGATATGTCATTGAATCGGTGagaaccggtcaaaaccggtgtaaaccaGCAAAATCGAAAAAACAGACAGTTTTCCAAGATCGGTggtttaaatgtatttttaattttaaaaacttaaaacaacatcattttaattattttaatgaaaaactaaaataaaaaatataatataaaatataaaataaaaataaagatgtttCGGATACGGTTAATTTTGTTgcggatgattttgatattgaagaaggagataccaacattgaaataattttttctttgaaattaaatttagtagacaatgaagttactttattatataatttattcaattatattattttgcgattaaattttgtttacaaatatatactttgtaattttgtactattttattatgtgtgatatgtgtgatacctatgtttaaaatttgaatctaaatgatgaacttgtgaatttatttaggatatgatatttttttaaaattttaagtgcCAATTATAtattgtagagactgaatcatcgtGTTCGACATGTGTTATACCTATATAGTTTGGTTGTAACGACCGATCTATTCAATCGAGTTATTCGGTTTAATCagatttagtcatgcggttcgaccagtgacccagcagttcgaccaataaaccagtgactcaataccctcaccggtttgatattCGGTCCGCtttttaaaacaatatatatatatatatatatatatatatatatatatatatatatatatatatatatatatagatatagatatatatatatatatatatatatatatatatatatatatatatatatatatatataacaaatcaAGCAGGAAAAGTTTTAtaataagaaaagaaagaaataaatatcaatcatttaattaattaagaaagAGAAATTGATAgccatattaatattttataaataattttttattaatccaattattgatatttattcctcttatctcttgttataaaaatggttctAATTTAAGGTTGTGGAAAGTGAAGTACAATACAGAGTTTAAatatctatatatataatattattaaaaaattaatccaactattaaattattaacggttttaaatataatcacattGATCAAATTTAGTGAGGTGAATCTAGCCACTTTTATGGTTCGGAAATGATTTTCCTTGTATACTTGAATAATTTTATGTACTATAAATTAGAATTACAACTATGAAACTTTTATCTTAAAGCCAATTAGTCTTTTGTGAGTTCTCTTAAAAGAATCAATTTTCATAATCATGGCGAGTAATTTTTGGGTTACTCGTAGAGAAATAACTCAAAACAATGGGCGCACTCGTCCTAATGAGTATGAGAATCAAATCTCCAATAATCATTTATTGTCAAATACTCACTTTCAAACACCACAAAATCCTTTCACAAATCTCAATAATTACAATCTAGGTATAACAGTATTCTCCTAGTgttgattttttgaattttacatttatttttattattattattattattattattattattattattattattattattattattattattattattattattattattattattatactacgCTTGAAGAGTTAGTTCAGTAGTAAAAGTTTAACTTTTaactttaaattataaatattcttAGAGACGGTTGTAAAATgacattaaattatttttaattaataaaacataaagtCTTCTTTGCATGTAAATGGTACATTGGTATGTCTGTGACAATCTCATGTGTTTTCTTGTATTGCCTTATAAATTTAGTTATTTGTCTGAGGCAATAACAAGTTAAAAGTCTTCAATTGACTCTTTTGATGAGGTGTTTCTACGGGATGAGatttaacttatttttttgtCCATCTAGTGTTTGTTTTTTAAACTTTTCTTTTACATTACctatttgatatttgtttttaGCTCTAAAATTTGTATATCCAGATTGCTAAGGTAGTGCATTGGATTAGTACTTATTGTacctattttgccttcattttactgaaaatttatttttaaacttagATTAATATTCACTTGACATGTTAAATGCAGGGAGGTATCAGAATAATACTGTTGCTACTGCTACACCACAACCAATGGTTCAATTCTCATTCTCTAGCAATAACCCTTCCTCCTTCCTAACACCAGTTCGATATGGTCGAACATTGCCTTTGAGTTCAAGAAACAATCCTTTCATTCCTTCTTATCTTCCAAATTCATCTCAAAATCCATCATCGAATTTAGGCAACACTCTTTTCATTCCCCCTTCTCTTCCAATCTCGTCTCGAATTTCCTCCTCGAGATCAGACAATACTCCTTTAATTTCTTCTAATCTTCCAAACTCATCTCGAATTTCCTCATCTATTTCAGGCAACACTTCTCTCATTCCTTCTTATCCTCGTAACGCATCTCAGAATTCCTCATCTAATGGTGTTACAACTAGATATCGTAATTCTTTGAGACCAGTTCTTCATAATCAACTAAATGCTCGATATTCTCCATATCCGGAGGGTTCCAATCACATAAGTAATATCAACCCTTTAGTATTGAATGACTCTAATCCTCGTTCAAGGATTGAATTGATTAACTATCAAGGTTTGGAGGATATTGATATGCTTAATGCAAAtcctaacaataataataacaacccTTTAGCATTAAATGATTGCAATCCTCATTCAAGGATTGATTTGAATAACTACCAAGGTTTGAacaatatttctttaaaaaatgaaaatcctCCTCAATTTTGTCCTATTAAAACTACTTATTTAAGCATGTTGTATTCTTCAGGCCATGGAAATGCTAGTTTTGATTCAACAGTGGAGCATCGTGTGTTTAATGGTGGAGAAACTGATGCTTGGAGAGAGCCAGTAACTACTTCTGTTGTTAGTTTCAATGAAACAGAAACTCAAAAGAAAGAGCTACTTCTTTTCAAGGATGACAAGAATACAATTCCAACCAGATCTGTTATTGAAATTGATGATTCAAGTGATGATGAGCATTTGGATCTCTCACTTCGTCTTTAAATCACGAGTCGATATCTTttgttattttagtttaattaagtatcaatttttttcataataaaattGAGATATAATATGAGTCTACTTAGAGATTAGAAaggtcttattttattttatatgttgtATTATCCACAAGTTATATAATGAAAAAGTTTATTAAATTATCCATGGTTTATCTTTATTGTGAACTAGGATAATATTAAAGCATTACAACTAtatataggtacactaatgatcACATTTCATTGATCATAGAAAAAGAGTTATCAACTCTTCAAATAAGTACGATTATTATAAATAACTAGTAAGATACtagtgcgtccgcacgggtaactTATTTTGATGTAATATGAAATATCAATAcatatgaaaatttgaaattaattaattaattaattataaaataataaataattatatatactaaattgtattaaataattatataaaaagaagaaaaaggggaCCCGTGAAATGAAGAATAAAAAaagtaacatttaaaaataagtaaTTTTCCTTTTAAACAAAAACAAGTATTCTTAAAATTAAATAGACATTGTGATGATAGTGACCCGTTAAATAGAATTTTTTACCATATTCACTAATCTTAGGATTAAAATAGATAATACAATTCTATTAGACTAATTACTTGATTTACAAAGAAGTTTATAGAATTATTATCTaagagttaaaataaataattaaaatagataattaaaTTCTATTAAAGTATTATGAAACTTCGTGCTCTAAATAGATCCCTCCACGAAGGAGGCTCACCAAATCCCTTAACATCAATGCTAATGACAATATTGTATAAAGATTTCTTTTCCCATTTCATTGAAATTTAAACCCTGATTATAGTGAGTTAACGGGAATAGTAGTAAAGGATGCTAACAAATAGTATATCCACGATGCTAAAAGAAAAGGTTGTCCTTCCGACTACTTGAGCTGCTTTAAAACTTTTCTATATGATGTGTACATTTCTTTGGCTATCTAAATTTACAAATGTTAATGTAAAAAAATGAGTTGTCCCTGTGATCACTCAAGTTgcttgttttaaatattttttgatcaGCTTTCTTACATAGTAAAGAAGGGTGTTACGCATACTTACATGTAAGATAAATTCCAAATCTTGAAAATTTTTAACATATTTGTTAAAAGTGGAGTgacattatttataattttaatgaataatGATTCTTTATTGATACTATCAAGGAacacaaacaaaaaaacacaCAGTAGTGaataaaacattaaaatagaCCTACTACATAATAATATGCATGGGAAAATCACATAATAGCCGGAGGCAAATAAAAGCTATTGATAGTTCAGAATTCTTGACATAACCATTGCAGAAACTTGCATGAAACTATACCAACACAATATTAATCCAACCACTTCTGATTCAAGTCAAACTACCACCTAAATAACAAAATTTATCATGTAAAAACATACATAGTTGTGATGGATTAATGTTGTGAAAACGATGGATGAAAGAATTCAAAATATTAAAAGCATAGTGAAATTTGCCATATTCCTTTGTGAATCATGCCAATAAATATCTCACAAATTCATTCATTATTACACTAAGGAAAAATCATCAATTGCCAACAATAAGTTCAAGTGAGACTTTGCATATATGATTTAATGTGAAGAAATTTCAAGTAATACTTATATGCAGTATGTTGATAGTGTGTGAGTTGTCATAGATATTCAAAGTGAGTTTGCAAAGCTTCGGCTTGGGTTGTAGTTGACAATGAACAAATATTTTGACTTTTAGAATGACATTTACACGAAAATATTGGAactaaaatgaaaatataaaagtCGAATTTGAAATGGTATTTAGTTGCACAGAATTATGATGCAACATGGTGTGACAACCATTTATTGGTAATTGAAATCATGTATAGGGCATTTGAAAACAATTTGTGCATAGACAAAGATATTGATGTAGACATTCCCTTTACAAAGATGGAGTATAAAATAGTACCTTTAACTGATATATGACTAAGATGTAGCTGATATAGGCAATAAGTTGGACAATACCAACATGTAGTTGACACATCTATTGCATCCTATAACTATAGGTTATGCCTTATCTAATGTTGCAGTAGACATAGCAGTATGTGTTCATAGAATTGCACAGTTGACATAGCATTCTTGGTAACATGATAATCAAGGCTGGTCCCAGCTTTTTAGAGGCCTAGGGCAAACAATAAAAACAGACCCCTAATAAAATATTGaacaattaattttgaatttttttgtattttatttttaataaattagaaatagttatatataaatataacagCGCATACGAGCAaagataattttaaataatttataaaaactttAAATTTCTATGCAGGTTAATTTGTAGTTTTAAAATGAGATCGAATTTGAAGCGTTTATAGAACTAACTTTGTTgttgaattaaaataattgaatcaTATTTGTCAATAAATAAACTAACTTTGTTgttgaattaaaataattgaatcaTATTTGTCAATAAAAAACAATCGAATCATATAAAATACCTTAAAATATTTAATGATTTTAtgagtatttttaaaaaaaatatatattagaagttattttcaattattttttataaattaaaaaaataagtttaacatctaaatatttaaatatttatcattaaaaaatttaatgaaatataaattacaatttttttaaaaacatatacttaaaaattatatatttttaatataacattatatttaagtgaaattttgaaatctataaaaattattacaaaatattaaaatatataaaattgaatTCATTATAGGGtaacttaaaaaatttaattgataaaagCCATGTCATTGGAATTGAACCTGGACACAATAGTATTTCCTTGGCTCCCAAAATGGCTTATACATCCACTAAACCATTTgttcaatttataattatgctttaatagtaaatatttaatatatttcattttGATTTCCAAAGCccataaaattaaattttgaggcCCCATTATTTTTTAGATTCTGGGTTATGGGCCTGCTTGCCTTGGCCCAGGACCGACACTGATGATAATATAAGTAAACTTGTCTTAACATGTCATAGTACTTTAATACACTTCAAATGTTATTTCCTGTAATATGTAGTGTTGTTCAATGCATATTACTTAGAAAAGTCTAAGAGACAATGATATTTTTGAGGTGAAATTGAATTTCATTTGGTAATGAGAAAATGAGAAAAAGAGTGAAGCATAATTGTGATAGTGATTGAACCGTAAGCCATACATATTTGTTGCAGTTAATTGATAAAAAACTTTACTGAGAGCATGATAAATAACAAATATGGTAGCCCTCATGGAGTACAAAATTACTATAACAAAGAATCTGTTTTTGCCTAAGCCATTGGCATGAACTATTTTGTTAAAACCATGTCCTAGATCTATATCATTTCACTTGTGGTAGTCTTTAGCATTTCACATGTTTTGTTAAAATGTGAAAATTTTCAATCTCCCATTCCCATTGATCTATATCACATCACATCTATGTAAAAAATGCAGCATGAAAATAACTTAGCCAACGGATTATATAGCTAATTGGCTAAGCTTGAAAATTGAACAATGATATTGTTTTATACAATACTAGAGTCAAAAGTACATTTCAAGGATAAATCATCTAATTTCAAAATTAAGTTTTTACAAAAGTAACCAGAGAAATCAAAAATAAGAAATAGATATTTTTAACATACAATATATAATATTGTTGACATTCAACTCGTTGACAAAAATAAGTCAGTACAGGTAAATTTGGACAACTTCATACCCTTGATTTTGTTAAGTACATAT includes these proteins:
- the LOC131619710 gene encoding uncharacterized protein LOC131619710 gives rise to the protein MASNFWVTRREITQNNGRTRPNEYENQISNNHLLSNTHFQTPQNPFTNLNNYNLGRYQNNTVATATPQPMVQFSFSSNNPSSFLTPVRYGRTLPLSSRNNPFIPSYLPNSSQNPSSNLGNTLFIPPSLPISSRISSSRSDNTPLISSNLPNSSRISSSISGNTSLIPSYPRNASQNSSSNGVTTRYRNSLRPVLHNQLNARYSPYPEGSNHISNINPLVLNDSNPRSRIELINYQGLEDIDMLNANPNNNNNNPLALNDCNPHSRIDLNNYQGHGNASFDSTVEHRVFNGGETDAWREPVTTSVVSFNETETQKKELLLFKDDKNTIPTRSVIEIDDSSDDEHLDLSLRL